One genomic region from Penaeus chinensis breed Huanghai No. 1 unplaced genomic scaffold, ASM1920278v2 CTG_3663, whole genome shotgun sequence encodes:
- the LOC125024741 gene encoding leucine-rich repeat extensin-like protein 5 produces MARPARGPRARSPLGDYLSPRGAAGRPAAASPPDTRPRPGFPQETSHEAPQRPVPPTPDLGHAPLSPPPHQRGRQAADARAAHRGTSTPPSRGGSPFVDANKPSRKTAAHVKSPDLAAGPGYPALVTPPRAGPRPSCPCPARPPARAGLPRPPHCLYSHTHKPYPTRAPGADERKAPRSLASRRMRSGGWAV; encoded by the coding sequence ATGGCGCGACCCGCTCGGGGGCCCCGCGCACGTTCACCCCTGGGGGACTACCTGTCTCCCCGGGGAGCCGCGGGGCGTCCCGCTGCGGCGTCTCCCCCCGATACGCGGCCGCGCCCCGGCTTTCCTCAGGAGACGTCCCACGAGGCGCCCCAGCGCCCCGTGCCGCCCACGCCCGATTTGGGGCACGCCCCGCTCTCGCCGCCCCCCCACCAGCGTGGCCGGCAAGCAGCCGACGCCCGCGCCGCCCACCGGGGCACCAGCACCCCGCCCTCCCGCGGGGGCAGCCCCTTCGTGGACGCCAACAAACCCTCGCGAAAGACTGCGGCTCACGTGAAATCGCCGGATCTCGCCGCGGGACCGGGCTACCCCGCGCTTGTCACCCCCCCCCGAGCTGGGCCCCGCCCGAGCTGTCCGTGCCCGGCGCGCCCCCCCGCCCGTGCTGGcctgccccgccccccccactGCCTCTACTCGCACACCCACAAACCTTACCCAACCCGCGCGCCTGGGGCCGACGAGCGGAAGGCACCAAGGAGTCTCG